In the genome of Paenibacillus sp. FSL R5-0766, one region contains:
- a CDS encoding type II CAAX endopeptidase family protein, with protein sequence MTRSVMWKKMDHWTWRELIVLLTLEFVFVMFVIKYAIQSMYEKWFENTLYSGTLTGLTIAITLLTGLYLIALRPKKLSWRDVGVKGFPVRDWWRIGLWLLLLIIFSMTAIYLTSFLGNTVENSKTESLQRDVTLFTIVIGIVSAGFVSPFYEEIFYRGFIYRWLRTRIRMKWAIVVSALIFTLAHYPTINAMPVNFISGVVLAWTYERTGSVVPGMIVHGVFNTIAVVLTAMS encoded by the coding sequence ATGACTAGATCGGTAATGTGGAAGAAGATGGATCATTGGACTTGGCGTGAGTTAATTGTATTACTCACTCTGGAATTCGTATTTGTAATGTTCGTTATCAAATACGCGATACAGTCCATGTATGAGAAGTGGTTTGAGAATACGCTTTATTCAGGGACACTCACAGGGCTTACCATCGCAATTACACTTTTAACGGGACTGTATTTGATTGCTTTACGACCCAAAAAGCTGTCGTGGAGAGATGTAGGAGTGAAGGGATTTCCTGTGAGAGATTGGTGGAGAATTGGACTTTGGTTACTGCTTCTCATCATTTTTAGTATGACAGCAATATATCTCACGAGTTTTCTTGGAAATACGGTAGAAAACAGCAAAACAGAGAGTCTGCAGCGAGATGTCACTCTTTTTACTATCGTTATTGGTATTGTTTCGGCTGGATTTGTGTCACCATTCTATGAGGAGATATTTTACCGCGGATTCATATATCGCTGGCTACGGACTCGTATTAGAATGAAATGGGCGATTGTTGTTAGTGCACTGATCTTTACACTTGCACACTATCCCACGATTAATGCCATGCCCGTGAATTTTATTAGTGGGGTTGTACTTGCATGGACCTATGAACGAACAGGATCGGTCGTGCCCGGCATGATTGTTCACGGTGTGTTTAATACGATTGCCGTAGTGTTAACCGCGATGAGTTAG
- a CDS encoding class I SAM-dependent methyltransferase, with product MQDIRRNNVERFKGFGTLYDQNRPAAPTEVVDILTTYLGSTPRMVADIGCGTGLSSWIWLNEAERIIAFEPSDDMRSVAESKWESAGKPDNLRFVSGLSHDLGLPDGSVDVLTCSQSFHWMEPQPTLREFARVLRTGGIFAAYDCDWPPMLDWQLEQAYLQLNKEADQRAASLAPQDSQAHKWSKDGHLQQIQQSGLFRYVREIVFHHHETFTADRYVNLALSQGGLQTALKFGADDLLTAADEFRALANRVFDGESRKVLFSYRMRLGIV from the coding sequence ATGCAAGACATTAGACGCAACAATGTGGAACGTTTCAAAGGTTTTGGTACGTTATACGATCAGAACCGACCAGCTGCTCCCACTGAAGTGGTGGATATTCTAACGACATATCTTGGCAGCACACCACGTATGGTCGCAGATATCGGTTGTGGCACCGGCTTATCCTCGTGGATCTGGCTTAATGAAGCTGAACGTATCATCGCCTTTGAACCCAGCGATGACATGAGATCTGTAGCTGAATCCAAGTGGGAATCTGCCGGGAAGCCGGATAACCTGCGGTTTGTGTCCGGCTTGTCTCACGACCTCGGACTACCAGATGGCAGTGTGGATGTGCTGACCTGCTCGCAATCGTTTCACTGGATGGAGCCGCAACCCACACTACGCGAGTTTGCACGTGTACTTCGTACAGGGGGCATATTTGCAGCCTACGATTGCGACTGGCCGCCAATGTTAGACTGGCAGTTAGAACAAGCCTATCTGCAGCTGAATAAGGAAGCAGATCAACGAGCAGCCAGTCTGGCTCCCCAGGATAGTCAGGCACACAAATGGAGCAAGGATGGGCATTTGCAGCAGATTCAGCAGTCTGGGTTGTTCCGATATGTCCGGGAAATCGTATTTCATCACCACGAGACATTCACAGCCGATCGATATGTCAATCTCGCCCTGAGCCAAGGCGGCCTGCAAACGGCGTTGAAGTTCGGAGCGGATGATCTATTAACAGCTGCTGACGAGTTCAGAGCGCTGGCTAATCGTGTATTTGACGGAGAATCCAGAAAAGTACTCTTTTCTTATCGCATGCGCCTTGGTATTGTCTGA
- a CDS encoding glycoside hydrolase family 1 protein, whose translation MTMKEGFYWGGATAANQFEGGWNQGGKGPSTSDMMTGGTHTIPRRITPVLEEGAYYPSHEAVDFYGHYKEDIAMMAEMGFKMFRMSINWSRIYPNGYDLEPNEEGLQFYDNVFAELKKYNIEPLVTISHYETPFGLTQKYNGWASREVIDCYIRYCTTLFNRYKDQVKYWLTFNEINILTMPMGAYMGAGILFEGKESLTDGIDDPQTRFQALHHQFVASAKAVKLGHEINPEFKIGCMVAFMTTYPNTCNPDDMLLAQKKDQLSNMICGDVQVRGAYPGFAKRFFAEQGIQIEMQPGDEQALREGCVDFYSFSYYMSLVESADESLERAEGNLLGGIKNPYLEASDWGWQIDPKGLRYTLNHLYDRYQIPLMVVENGLGAIDVVEEDGSIQDDYRIDYLKGHIEQMKEAVADGVDLIAYTMWGCIDLVSASTGEMKKRYGFIHVNKDNDGNGDLSRTPKKSFHWYKKVIESNGEEL comes from the coding sequence ATGACAATGAAAGAAGGATTTTACTGGGGTGGCGCTACGGCTGCCAATCAATTCGAGGGTGGATGGAACCAGGGTGGCAAGGGGCCAAGCACGTCTGACATGATGACAGGGGGAACCCACACGATTCCACGCCGGATTACGCCTGTACTGGAAGAGGGCGCGTATTATCCGAGCCATGAAGCGGTTGATTTTTACGGACATTACAAAGAAGATATTGCCATGATGGCAGAGATGGGCTTCAAAATGTTCCGCATGTCCATCAACTGGTCCCGTATCTATCCAAATGGTTACGATCTGGAACCAAATGAAGAGGGACTACAGTTCTACGATAATGTTTTTGCGGAGTTGAAAAAGTACAATATTGAGCCGCTCGTAACGATCTCCCATTATGAAACGCCATTTGGTCTGACACAGAAGTATAATGGCTGGGCTTCCCGTGAAGTCATCGACTGTTATATCCGTTATTGTACAACCCTTTTTAACCGTTATAAGGATCAGGTCAAATACTGGCTGACGTTCAACGAAATCAACATCCTGACGATGCCAATGGGCGCTTATATGGGTGCAGGTATCTTGTTCGAAGGCAAAGAGTCATTGACGGATGGTATCGATGATCCACAGACTCGTTTCCAGGCACTGCATCACCAATTTGTTGCAAGTGCTAAAGCGGTCAAACTGGGACATGAGATCAACCCTGAGTTCAAAATTGGCTGTATGGTTGCATTTATGACAACCTACCCCAATACATGTAATCCGGACGACATGCTGCTTGCACAGAAGAAAGATCAGCTGTCCAACATGATCTGTGGTGATGTACAGGTTCGTGGAGCATATCCTGGATTCGCCAAACGTTTCTTCGCCGAGCAAGGCATTCAGATTGAGATGCAACCGGGAGACGAGCAAGCTCTGCGCGAAGGCTGCGTAGACTTCTATTCCTTCAGTTATTACATGTCTTTGGTTGAAAGTGCGGACGAGTCCCTCGAGAGAGCAGAAGGTAATCTGCTGGGCGGTATCAAAAATCCATATCTCGAAGCTTCCGACTGGGGTTGGCAGATTGATCCAAAAGGACTGCGTTACACGCTGAATCATCTGTATGATCGTTATCAGATTCCACTGATGGTGGTTGAGAACGGTCTGGGTGCTATCGATGTGGTAGAGGAAGATGGCTCCATTCAGGATGACTATCGCATTGATTATCTGAAAGGTCACATTGAACAGATGAAAGAAGCGGTAGCTGACGGCGTAGATCTCATTGCCTACACGATGTGGGGATGTATCGACCTGGTTAGTGCTTCCACTGGAGAGATGAAGAAGCGTTATGGCTTTATTCATGTCAACAAGGACAACGACGGTAACGGAGACTTGAGCAGAACACCGAAGAAGAGTTTCCACTGGTACAAAAAAGTTATCGAATCCAATGGTGAAGAGTTATAA
- a CDS encoding MerR family transcriptional regulator, translating to MPRWTTGQVSKQRNISVRTLRYYDQIGLLTPSHKEDNGRRYYSEEDLFTLEKITLLKSLSLSLEDIQNVMNKLSFRHILIAHHNHLQEQLTSIQGSIVNTTSLINMIDLEGILSWDRVSHLVHNVQPISKQWIDYFDTEEVAFLQRSLPNLSNNDKTTQQYVSLIRRIEWCIQESVPPQSDEGYNIACELMKLSHDTFNGDEKLMEKFWEVRKLPAAESGLYPVSDEVLNFVELSTAYAHETESK from the coding sequence ATGCCCAGATGGACAACAGGACAAGTATCCAAACAGAGGAATATCTCCGTTAGAACACTACGTTATTATGATCAGATCGGTCTACTAACACCGAGTCATAAGGAAGATAACGGTCGCCGTTATTATTCAGAGGAAGATTTATTCACGCTTGAAAAGATTACGTTGCTTAAATCACTATCACTATCGCTTGAAGATATTCAAAATGTAATGAACAAGCTATCTTTTCGTCATATTCTGATCGCACATCATAATCATCTTCAGGAGCAGTTAACTTCAATTCAGGGTAGTATTGTAAATACTACGTCTTTGATCAATATGATAGATCTAGAAGGCATACTTTCCTGGGATCGGGTTTCGCATCTGGTCCATAACGTACAGCCCATTTCTAAACAGTGGATCGATTATTTTGATACTGAAGAAGTTGCCTTTCTACAGAGATCATTACCGAACCTTAGTAATAACGATAAGACTACTCAACAATATGTCTCCTTGATACGCCGGATTGAGTGGTGCATACAGGAATCTGTTCCTCCACAATCCGATGAAGGCTATAACATTGCCTGTGAATTAATGAAGTTATCACACGATACTTTTAATGGTGATGAGAAATTGATGGAAAAGTTTTGGGAAGTGAGGAAACTCCCTGCTGCAGAGTCAGGACTATACCCTGTATCAGACGAAGTCCTGAACTTTGTGGAGCTTAGTACTGCTTACGCTCATGAAACAGAGTCGAAATAA
- a CDS encoding YafY family protein — translation MLLLLLEKKKATAPELARMFEISVRTVYRDIDRLSAAGIPVYTTTGKHGGIHLMDNYVMDKSLLSEEDQNEILMGLYSISAIPHLNSAHMLQRLTALFDHKLDWIEFNFSPWGSIPLQERELFNQVKQAILTNQLITFHYVNSDGEKSIPTVEPQKLIFKNSTWYFKGYIHDDPERKEFETFKMKRITQLTFLTRKHDHSVTAGSNDPESEAAPVLTPLTLSFSSNIAYRVYDFFEPSLIKKEPDGRLRVSLELNVGEWLYSFLLSFGSELTVIEPVHVGQELLRRHIKAVEHLQNVMNKLPNHE, via the coding sequence ATGTTGCTTTTGTTATTGGAGAAAAAGAAAGCCACTGCACCCGAACTCGCCCGTATGTTCGAGATTTCTGTACGCACGGTGTACCGCGATATCGACCGGTTGAGCGCTGCGGGTATTCCCGTCTATACCACGACCGGCAAACATGGCGGTATCCATCTGATGGACAACTATGTCATGGACAAGTCCCTGTTGTCAGAAGAAGACCAGAATGAAATTTTGATGGGACTATACAGCATCAGTGCGATCCCCCATCTTAACAGTGCCCATATGCTCCAACGGTTAACCGCCCTTTTTGATCACAAGCTGGATTGGATCGAATTCAATTTCTCACCATGGGGCAGCATCCCTCTGCAGGAGAGAGAACTGTTCAATCAGGTGAAGCAGGCTATATTAACGAATCAACTGATTACGTTTCATTATGTTAATTCGGATGGTGAGAAGAGCATTCCGACCGTGGAGCCACAGAAACTTATATTCAAAAACAGTACATGGTACTTCAAAGGCTATATTCATGATGATCCTGAGCGGAAAGAATTCGAGACATTCAAAATGAAACGGATCACCCAATTGACTTTTCTAACGAGAAAACACGATCACTCTGTTACTGCCGGATCAAACGACCCTGAATCAGAAGCAGCTCCTGTCCTGACTCCTCTGACACTCTCGTTCTCCAGCAACATTGCATACCGAGTGTATGATTTTTTCGAACCTTCCCTCATTAAAAAAGAGCCTGATGGCAGGCTCCGTGTGTCTCTCGAACTGAATGTAGGGGAATGGCTGTACTCCTTCCTGCTGTCATTTGGTTCCGAGCTGACCGTAATTGAGCCTGTTCATGTTGGACAGGAGTTGCTCAGACGTCATATCAAAGCCGTTGAACATTTGCAGAACGTCATGAACAAACTTCCCAACCATGAATGA